The Drosophila sechellia strain sech25 chromosome 2R, ASM438219v1, whole genome shotgun sequence nucleotide sequence ATACAGTTTAACTTCTATAGCTCTAACTTCCGTACGTCGGTCGTAAAGCAGCGGCTCATAACTCATTGATCGCCCAATATCTTTTGAAATTACCTAACTTTGGGAACTGTAACTTCACACTTTCTAAACGTCACTAATGGTTCTAGTTTTTGTGGAAAATAGCTCACAGCTCATTGCTCGAAACCTCCTGAATGTGTTGATTAAATTGTTACTATCAAGCTTTTCGCATGAGAACAATCGAACCATAAACAATTTCAGAATTTCTGTACCAAACAGCTACTGATAACGTTTTCATAATATTACTTGTCCTAGGTCAAGATTGCGTATTGGGAAATggaatattacgtatacgtacgAATTAGTACTTTATTTTGGTGATTGCGCTTTAGAATTTGAGCAAGTTTTTCCAAGTAATACAATTGAGTAGAGCTAGAGAATTTGTTCTGCAGTTCTTGTGGGACTCTTGGCAATTTGACACCCATGATCTGGGGCAAAGAAATAGCAGAAATCTAACGATACCCAACATACTTGCTCTTCCACTTGCAGTTTCAAAGAATGTTGATGTTGCAATACAGCAAGCATGGCGAGTGCATACTCAAAGAAATCGGAGCAGCCTTTAGAGGGGAGCACCCGGCGGACCTGACCATCGTCTGCGAGAACAAAGTGAAGCTGCACGCCCACAAGTTGGTCCTGGCGGCCGCCAGTCCGTTGATAAGGTAATCTACACGAAACACATCCTTAGCACTAAACTAATGCGTCGTTTGTACCGTAGGAACCTGCTGGAGGACACCCACTTGAGCGACTGCTCCACTACCGTATACTTTCCGGACGTGAATGCCACCTACTTCAAGTTCCTGCTGGACTTCCTGTACTCGGGGCAGACGTGCATTACCTCGCGGGATGTGAACTATCTGCAcgacctgctgctgctgctgcaaatcAAGTCGGACAGCTGGAAGACCACCGACTCCGCCTATCTGAGCAGCAAGTGCGGCGGCCTGCGGGATCGGGCCGACAGGCGGAAGCAGCAGTACACCAGCCCACAGAATCTGGAGACGGATCAGACGCTCAAGTACGAGGTGGACAGCGTGGATGAGTCGCGCAATGCCGCGGACTTCTCGTCCGCCTTCAACTCCAACGAAAACTGCGAGAATGCGGCTGAGTGCGAGCGGAGTGGTGGCCACAACAAcaaggaggaggacgaggacgacTGCACCCACAAGGACAACAAGAGCGACAAGGACACGGACGAAATTGTAAATCTCTCGAATGCACCGCCCAGCGGcaccagcggcagcaacagcaacatcagcgccagcagcaaccaccagcagcaacagcaccaccaccatcaccaccacaaccacaacaacaataataataacaacaacaacggcagcagctCAACCATAAATCCCGTCAACCTTTCACTCGACCTTCGGACGAAGAGTGAGAACTCGGCGAGCAGAACCCTGGGATCCGGATCAGACCACAGCGGCATCGACTTGGCAGTGACAGCGAGCGAAAGCACGAAGCGGAAGGGCCTGTTCTTCGACTCGCACAAGGACGTGATGAAGCCGATGTCCGATGGGTCGGACATCAACAGCTCGCCGGAGAACTACGTGGTGACGCCGCATAGGAAGCGGCGACCCGGATTCCACAACACGCAGAGTGACAACCAGCCGTTCACCTCGTACCCACACAGCTTACTGGAGGAACTGCGCCTGGCCAAGTCGACGACGTCGCCCATTTCGGGCTTTGGATCGGAAAAGAACATGCTGGCGCACCTGGAGGACGGAGCACTCAATGGGGACACACTGACGCCGGACAGGAAGCATCTGCTGGAAGCGCAGCGCAATCGAGCCCAGAGTCCCGAGATGCCGATGCACTTGGGACCCCAGTTCGTGTACCAATGGCAGTCCAACCAGAACGCAGCCATGTCCGCAATGCCCAATCTGCAGTCGCGACTCTCTAGTCTGTCGCACATCAGCCTGAACCTGGATCATCCGGAGGGACGCAGTGGGTCGGCCTCCGGTTCGGGTGCAAACTTGGCCGGCAGCAACACGCACGCCTCCTCGGTGCGGGAGTATCGATGCGAGTACTGTGGCAAACAGTTCGGCATGTCCTGGAACCTCAAGACCCATCTGCGCGTCCACACCGGCGAGAAGCCGTTCGCCTGCCGCCTCTGCGTGGCCATGTTCAAGCAAAAGGCCCACCTGCTGAAGCATCTGTGCTCGGTTCACCGGAACGtcatcaccaccaccaacgGGGCGGATACTGAGAACCGGTacagctgctgcttctgctccaTGTGCTTCGAGTCGGTACAGGAGCTCGTCCGCCACCTGTCCGGCCACCACAATAACCTGCTGCTGACGAAGAATCTGCGCGAATAGTGTCCCGGGCATCGCCAACCGCATAATCCGAGAGTATACCATCTGTCCGATCCGATCCAAGTCGATCCGAGGTGATTCGCCGGACGGACAATTGCAAAGAGACCTGAATTTTAAATAGTAGCAGTAGCAGATTTAATTGCCTAttgtataaatatgtaaaatctaaatttaaatCCTAAGATTACGCAACGCAACACATTCACGCGACTCCGCTCGTTCATATTTCACGCAACGGCCTGGAGCTCTACATCCGAATCCGCATGATCCTCGATCCACGATCCCCGATCGGAGGCCACTCACGTTGTTTTCTCATTTAAGTTGTATTCGACACCCAATCCCGATTCCAATTCCCCGCAAATGCACCACTACCTACTTACACCCCCCTGCTCTAGACGCCCAATCCAATACTTTTTAAGCGGCTGGTCCATTCAGTGGAGCACTTATTTGTAAGCATATGTCTATACGAGAGGTATTTTAATTTCTATTGTATTTCCAACTCGTCTTGCATGAACTTCATGGCCCAAACTTGT carries:
- the LOC6615790 gene encoding transcription factor Ken — encoded protein: MKEFQRMLMLQYSKHGECILKEIGAAFRGEHPADLTIVCENKVKLHAHKLVLAAASPLIRNLLEDTHLSDCSTTVYFPDVNATYFKFLLDFLYSGQTCITSRDVNYLHDLLLLLQIKSDSWKTTDSAYLSSKCGGLRDRADRRKQQYTSPQNLETDQTLKYEVDSVDESRNAADFSSAFNSNENCENAAECERSGGHNNKEEDEDDCTHKDNKSDKDTDEIVNLSNAPPSGTSGSNSNISASSNHQQQQHHHHHHHNHNNNNNNNNNGSSSTINPVNLSLDLRTKSENSASRTLGSGSDHSGIDLAVTASESTKRKGLFFDSHKDVMKPMSDGSDINSSPENYVVTPHRKRRPGFHNTQSDNQPFTSYPHSLLEELRLAKSTTSPISGFGSEKNMLAHLEDGALNGDTLTPDRKHLLEAQRNRAQSPEMPMHLGPQFVYQWQSNQNAAMSAMPNLQSRLSSLSHISLNLDHPEGRSGSASGSGANLAGSNTHASSVREYRCEYCGKQFGMSWNLKTHLRVHTGEKPFACRLCVAMFKQKAHLLKHLCSVHRNVITTTNGADTENRYSCCFCSMCFESVQELVRHLSGHHNNLLLTKNLRE